A single Leptolyngbya ohadii IS1 DNA region contains:
- a CDS encoding GNAT family N-acetyltransferase, giving the protein MSILPTDAFPDPPDFQPPKVSQPTEGEVAPLQTDDRSNQPSSGYSPSYPASGTASGKPFYVRAARQQDLTHLAELLTSSFHSPTGAVGWLYPLLRQGIYEDMRMRLRGNQAQYACLVAVRRMSPQEAVFESRALESAPPGNAGLNELQSSRLVGTVEISLKTGSPFLRRPPFLYLSNLAVLAEYRGQGVAQQLLRVCERVALDWGFQDLYLHVLEDNARARRLYSKAGYEVERIETSLTSMLLGRSRQMFLHKSIARSG; this is encoded by the coding sequence ATGTCTATCCTGCCCACCGATGCTTTCCCCGACCCTCCTGATTTCCAGCCGCCAAAGGTATCTCAGCCGACCGAAGGGGAAGTTGCACCACTTCAGACCGACGATCGATCGAATCAGCCCTCTTCTGGGTATTCGCCCTCTTATCCAGCCTCTGGTACAGCCTCTGGCAAGCCGTTCTATGTCCGGGCAGCAAGACAGCAGGATTTAACCCATCTCGCAGAGCTGCTGACCAGCAGTTTCCATTCTCCTACAGGGGCTGTGGGCTGGCTATATCCCTTGCTGCGTCAGGGAATTTATGAGGATATGCGAATGCGGCTACGAGGCAATCAGGCACAGTATGCCTGTCTGGTGGCAGTGCGGCGAATGTCTCCCCAGGAAGCTGTTTTTGAATCGCGGGCACTGGAATCTGCTCCGCCCGGCAATGCTGGCTTAAACGAACTCCAGAGCAGTCGCTTAGTCGGCACGGTTGAAATTTCCCTCAAAACCGGATCGCCCTTTTTACGCCGACCTCCTTTTCTGTACCTGTCGAATCTGGCAGTGCTGGCGGAGTATCGGGGGCAGGGGGTCGCGCAGCAGCTTTTGCGAGTTTGCGAACGGGTGGCGCTGGATTGGGGCTTCCAGGATCTCTATCTGCACGTCCTGGAGGACAATGCCCGTGCCCGACGGCTTTACAGCAAAGCGGGCTACGAAGTGGAGCGAATCGAAACCAGCCTGACCTCAATGCTGCTGGGACGATCGCGGCAGATGTTTTTGCATAAGTCCATTGCGCGATCGGGGTGA
- a CDS encoding response regulator: MLTPQHRKPKILPKILVVDDEPDNLDLLYRTFHRSFTVLRADNGATALQLLEQEDEIAVIISDQRMPQMSGTEFLSLTASRYPDTIRIILTGYTDVEDLVDAINAGKVFKYVTKPWNPDELKSVVQQAVDTHNVLRARTRELQRALRQESLLNAVTHQIRSASGYRAILQTIVEAAGQMFEVDCAIIRSWNNSCPIAYPAASQLQEDFIYVRSELQSGLQSEPAFTGDWLAHTLWHVNDVERIDDAQQNCRVLEDATGLRQQAYAIAQIASSLLVPLTYQQNQMAVLALHYRHQPHEWQDDEVNLICMVADQAALALAQAQAYEQVQALATRAALVNKITATIRSSLEPQAIFAAITQELGQALRADGCALSLWTEDDAYVQCVGLYDASAGVTIDLGSEAAMPFQSSFQLGFSSSLLQSSVPLSNLSQSNLSQSNLPLSDLPQSQVPIAENPVLQKLLTTQGPVVIDDLSQQPQMHIIDLPLRSPARSLLVVPLLHDGKIIGSISLRQVNQPRFWETVEVELAQTVAAQAAIAVQQARLYQTTRQQAEQLLQLDRQKTEFFQNVSHEFRTPLTLTIGPLESAVENGEGLPYDQAVIALRNSRRLLRLVNQLLDLQRLDAGRMQPRFRPTNLLEFVAQVVESFRPYCDKKQITLRTELQPCPPLFLDLERFDKVLYNLLSNAIKFTPAGGTIEVSLSAAEECAIRVRDTGIGIQSDQIPELFERFRQADGSTSRRHEGSGLGLALVKELVELHSGRVTVESVYGEGTVFTVWLKPGTEHLAAAQIDLVPAELEPIRAPVELADIETELVEQETLPSAIEFVSGHPLILPESMLFERSAREVAQEKTARILVVEDNADMRSYISGILKQKGYAIDTARHGGEGLQKAKALLPDLIVTDLMMPLVSGTEMIHQIRQDSQLKGTPIVLLTAKADEDTRIAGTEQGADAFLAKPFNRRELLAEVRNLLALKENERKVAELNAYLTESVLRRFLPPPLVEKAARGELALDLRPEPRMITVLFSDIIGFAQLSNNLRSRRIAELLNEYLTEMTEAIFANGGTVDKFMGDAILAIFGAPEEISPNEQVKRAIAAARQMYRTLGKLNERWQAQGISQVQFRCGIHQGTAVVGMFGGTERADYTAIGPSVNIAARIQEAADPDSILVSAAVADYLELEEDAITKFSPLQLKGIDETVLTFSIHPDLDAKK; this comes from the coding sequence GTGCTAACGCCGCAGCATCGAAAGCCAAAAATTCTGCCAAAAATTTTGGTAGTAGATGATGAACCAGACAATTTAGATTTGCTCTACCGCACCTTCCACAGGAGCTTTACTGTGCTGCGGGCAGATAATGGCGCAACTGCTCTGCAACTGCTGGAGCAGGAGGATGAGATTGCCGTCATTATTTCTGACCAGAGAATGCCCCAAATGAGCGGCACAGAGTTTCTCAGTCTGACTGCCAGCCGCTACCCAGACACAATTCGGATTATCCTAACGGGCTATACCGATGTAGAAGATCTGGTAGATGCCATCAATGCCGGAAAGGTTTTTAAGTACGTCACCAAGCCCTGGAATCCGGATGAACTTAAATCCGTGGTGCAGCAGGCAGTAGATACCCACAATGTCCTGAGAGCGCGTACTCGTGAACTCCAGCGTGCCCTGCGACAGGAATCCCTGCTAAATGCCGTCACTCACCAGATTCGCAGCGCCTCCGGCTACCGTGCCATCCTTCAGACGATTGTGGAGGCGGCGGGTCAAATGTTTGAGGTCGATTGCGCCATTATTCGATCGTGGAACAATTCCTGTCCGATTGCCTATCCGGCAGCGTCTCAGCTTCAGGAGGACTTTATCTATGTTCGCTCAGAGCTACAGTCCGGGTTACAGTCTGAGCCTGCTTTTACTGGCGACTGGCTAGCGCATACCCTCTGGCATGTGAATGACGTAGAACGGATTGACGATGCTCAGCAGAATTGCCGTGTGCTAGAGGATGCGACAGGATTGCGGCAGCAGGCATACGCGATCGCTCAAATTGCCTCCAGTTTGCTGGTGCCCCTCACCTATCAGCAAAACCAGATGGCAGTCCTGGCACTGCACTATCGCCATCAGCCCCACGAATGGCAAGACGATGAGGTGAATCTCATTTGCATGGTGGCAGATCAGGCGGCACTGGCACTGGCACAGGCGCAGGCATATGAGCAGGTTCAGGCGTTGGCAACCCGTGCAGCGCTAGTAAACAAAATTACCGCTACCATTCGATCGAGTCTGGAACCTCAGGCAATTTTTGCGGCGATTACACAAGAGCTGGGGCAGGCATTAAGGGCAGACGGCTGTGCGTTGTCGCTGTGGACGGAGGACGATGCCTACGTGCAGTGTGTGGGGCTTTATGATGCCTCTGCTGGGGTGACGATCGATCTGGGCAGCGAAGCGGCAATGCCCTTCCAGTCAAGTTTCCAGTTAGGCTTCTCATCGAGCTTGCTCCAATCTAGCGTGCCTTTATCGAACCTGTCTCAATCGAACCTGTCTCAATCGAACTTACCCTTATCAGACTTGCCCCAGTCGCAGGTGCCGATTGCCGAGAATCCCGTTCTGCAAAAACTGCTGACTACGCAGGGACCTGTCGTGATTGACGATCTGAGCCAGCAGCCCCAGATGCACATTATCGATTTGCCCCTGCGATCGCCTGCCCGATCCCTGCTGGTTGTTCCTTTGCTGCATGACGGCAAGATCATTGGCAGTATTTCTCTGCGACAGGTGAATCAGCCCCGGTTTTGGGAGACCGTAGAAGTGGAACTGGCACAAACCGTGGCGGCACAGGCAGCGATCGCCGTTCAGCAGGCTCGCCTGTATCAAACTACCCGCCAGCAGGCAGAACAGCTTTTGCAGCTCGATCGCCAGAAAACGGAATTTTTCCAGAATGTTTCCCACGAGTTTCGGACGCCCCTGACGCTGACGATCGGACCTTTAGAATCCGCTGTGGAAAATGGGGAGGGCTTGCCCTACGACCAGGCAGTGATTGCTCTGCGGAATTCCCGCCGTTTGCTGCGGCTCGTTAATCAGTTGCTCGATCTTCAGCGATTGGATGCTGGACGGATGCAGCCCCGCTTTCGCCCGACGAATCTGCTGGAGTTTGTGGCGCAGGTGGTCGAGTCCTTCCGTCCCTACTGCGACAAAAAGCAGATCACCCTCCGCACCGAGTTGCAGCCCTGTCCGCCCCTCTTTCTGGATCTGGAAAGATTCGATAAGGTGCTTTACAACCTGCTGTCGAATGCGATTAAGTTTACGCCAGCGGGTGGGACGATCGAAGTTAGCCTATCTGCCGCTGAGGAATGCGCAATTCGGGTGAGGGATACGGGCATTGGGATTCAGTCGGATCAGATCCCAGAACTGTTTGAGCGGTTTCGGCAGGCGGATGGCTCGACAAGTCGCAGACATGAGGGCAGTGGTTTAGGGCTGGCACTGGTGAAGGAACTGGTGGAACTGCACAGCGGTCGCGTTACCGTGGAATCAGTTTATGGCGAGGGTACAGTCTTTACGGTCTGGCTGAAACCGGGTACAGAACATCTTGCCGCCGCCCAAATTGATCTCGTCCCAGCGGAACTGGAGCCAATCCGCGCCCCAGTCGAACTGGCGGATATTGAAACGGAGCTTGTCGAGCAGGAGACCTTACCGTCTGCGATCGAGTTTGTTTCAGGGCATCCCCTGATTCTGCCGGAGTCTATGCTGTTTGAGCGATCTGCACGGGAAGTCGCGCAGGAGAAAACCGCCCGAATTCTGGTGGTGGAGGACAATGCCGATATGCGGAGCTATATTTCCGGCATCTTGAAGCAGAAGGGCTATGCGATCGACACAGCCCGCCACGGTGGAGAAGGACTGCAAAAGGCAAAGGCACTGCTGCCCGACCTGATCGTGACCGATCTGATGATGCCGCTGGTATCCGGCACAGAGATGATCCACCAAATTCGGCAGGATAGCCAGCTCAAGGGGACGCCGATCGTTTTGCTGACGGCTAAAGCGGACGAAGATACCCGAATTGCCGGAACGGAACAGGGTGCAGATGCTTTCCTGGCAAAGCCGTTTAACCGACGGGAGCTATTAGCAGAGGTGCGAAACCTGCTGGCGCTGAAAGAGAACGAGCGCAAAGTAGCGGAACTCAATGCCTACCTGACGGAATCTGTGCTGCGTCGCTTCCTACCGCCTCCCCTGGTGGAAAAAGCTGCCAGAGGCGAACTCGCCCTCGATCTGCGTCCAGAGCCGCGCATGATTACGGTGCTGTTTAGCGACATCATTGGCTTTGCCCAGCTTTCCAACAATTTGCGATCGCGCCGCATTGCCGAGTTGCTGAACGAATACCTGACGGAAATGACCGAGGCAATTTTTGCCAACGGCGGCACGGTGGATAAGTTTATGGGTGATGCGATTCTGGCAATCTTTGGCGCACCGGAGGAAATTAGCCCTAATGAGCAGGTGAAACGGGCGATCGCGGCGGCACGTCAGATGTATCGCACCTTGGGCAAGTTGAACGAACGCTGGCAGGCACAGGGCATCAGTCAGGTGCAGTTTCGCTGCGGCATCCATCAGGGAACTGCCGTGGTGGGAATGTTTGGCGGAACGGAACGGGCAGACTATACAGCGATCGGACCCAGCGTGAATATTGCCGCTCGCATTCAGGAAGCCGCCGACCCGGATTCGATTCTGGTGTCTGCTGCCGTGGCGGATTATCTGGAACTGGAAGAGGATGCGATTACGAAGTTTAGCCCACTACAGCTGAAAGGCATTGACGAAACCGTCCTCACTTTCTCCATCCATCCCGATCTGGACGCGAAGAAATAA
- a CDS encoding 2'-5' RNA ligase family protein, with protein sequence MPIRFFIALIPPQDIRDYADRVIQELTDRFQTRTAKAPPHVTLQPPFEWEMDQVSQLEDRLQQFVQGRSPVPVAISGFGAFAPRVLYLNVLKTQELLALQSELAMDLEQIGIFDPKGKQRGFSPHLTVASRNINKSTFKAAWAELQPRSVEFEFAGDRLILLIHDGQRWQVRSEFGLNQKESQNAVG encoded by the coding sequence ATGCCCATCCGCTTCTTTATCGCCCTCATTCCACCGCAGGACATCCGGGACTATGCCGATCGCGTGATTCAGGAATTGACCGATCGCTTTCAGACTCGCACTGCCAAAGCCCCACCCCACGTTACGCTTCAGCCACCTTTCGAGTGGGAAATGGATCAGGTTTCGCAGTTAGAAGATCGGTTGCAGCAGTTTGTCCAGGGACGATCGCCTGTGCCCGTCGCAATTTCGGGGTTTGGGGCATTTGCGCCGAGGGTGCTGTATCTGAATGTCTTAAAAACTCAAGAACTGCTCGCCCTTCAGTCTGAGTTGGCAATGGATTTAGAACAGATCGGCATCTTTGACCCAAAGGGGAAACAGCGGGGCTTTTCGCCTCACCTGACGGTGGCTTCGCGGAATATCAACAAGTCTACTTTTAAGGCAGCCTGGGCGGAGCTTCAGCCGCGATCGGTGGAGTTTGAGTTTGCGGGCGATCGGCTAATTCTACTGATCCATGACGGGCAGCGGTGGCAGGTGCGATCAGAGTTTGGTCTGAATCAGAAGGAATCGCAGAATGCAGTAGGGTGA
- a CDS encoding DUF4278 domain-containing protein — MKLNYRGVSYEYNAPKVEYGDPTQVGKYRGLDIRFRNIKKAPVLQPTLDLIYRGVAHTANPAPATETQTEKVPALSVQDRARVLMMDRHRSVKRRQQAMLARSDERVGLDASQASTFWNHIQGKVHPSFGENYDRSHAALS; from the coding sequence ATGAAACTTAACTATCGCGGCGTTAGCTACGAATACAACGCTCCTAAAGTTGAATACGGCGATCCTACGCAAGTCGGCAAATATCGTGGCTTAGATATCCGGTTCCGCAACATCAAGAAAGCTCCGGTGCTTCAGCCCACCCTGGATCTGATCTATCGCGGTGTGGCTCATACGGCAAATCCGGCTCCTGCAACGGAAACCCAAACCGAGAAGGTTCCTGCACTATCTGTTCAGGATCGGGCACGCGTGCTGATGATGGATCGTCATCGTTCCGTCAAGCGTCGTCAGCAGGCAATGCTGGCTCGTTCCGATGAGCGGGTTGGCTTAGATGCAAGCCAGGCTTCTACCTTCTGGAATCACATCCAGGGCAAGGTACATCCCTCCTTTGGCGAAAACTACGATCGGAGCCACGCAGCTCTGAGCTAA
- a CDS encoding SDR family oxidoreductase has translation MFLVTGATGGLGRRIVRLLREREQPVRSFVRLMSRYGELEHRGAEIFIGDLRQERDIQKACQGVRYVISAHGSTAGDRNGAEAIDYRANVDLIDAAKAAGVEHFVFISVLGADRGYEDAPTFKAKWAVEQYLRSSGLTYTILRPSGFASNLIPLAEQFSQTGVYLLIGDPQSRTSIVSTDDLARIAIDSIQFAPNETLAIGGPEILERREIPQIFGRIFQREPIVVNPPLAVLDGVRTLSGFVSPTTQKALGTLRTLLANEFYVKPAEVDRLEAQFRFELETLEGFLRRYVST, from the coding sequence ATGTTTTTAGTCACGGGAGCCACGGGGGGATTAGGGCGGCGGATTGTCCGACTGTTGCGAGAGCGGGAGCAGCCTGTGCGATCGTTTGTGCGGCTGATGAGTCGCTACGGGGAACTGGAGCATCGGGGAGCAGAAATTTTTATTGGCGATCTGCGGCAGGAACGAGACATCCAAAAAGCCTGTCAGGGGGTGCGCTATGTGATCAGTGCCCACGGGTCTACAGCGGGCGATCGGAATGGAGCAGAGGCAATTGACTATCGCGCCAATGTGGACTTAATCGATGCGGCAAAGGCGGCAGGGGTGGAGCATTTTGTTTTCATTTCTGTGCTGGGAGCCGATCGCGGCTATGAGGATGCGCCGACGTTTAAGGCAAAGTGGGCAGTGGAGCAGTATTTGCGATCGAGCGGGCTAACCTACACGATTTTGCGTCCTTCTGGCTTTGCCTCAAATCTGATTCCCCTGGCGGAGCAGTTTAGCCAGACCGGAGTTTACCTGCTGATTGGCGATCCTCAGTCGCGCACTTCGATCGTCAGCACCGATGATCTGGCACGAATCGCGATCGACTCGATTCAGTTTGCGCCCAATGAAACTCTGGCGATCGGAGGACCAGAAATCCTGGAGCGACGCGAAATTCCCCAGATCTTCGGGCGGATTTTTCAGCGAGAGCCGATCGTTGTGAATCCTCCGCTGGCGGTGCTGGACGGGGTACGAACTTTGAGCGGATTTGTCAGTCCGACAACGCAAAAGGCACTGGGGACGCTGCGAACTCTCCTCGCGAACGAGTTTTATGTGAAACCCGCAGAAGTCGATCGGCTGGAGGCACAGTTTAGGTTTGAGTTGGAGACGCTGGAAGGCTTTCTCAGACGATATGTGAGCACTTAG
- a CDS encoding TIGR00297 family protein, with protein sequence MAISPALLNTLLPWMVGIGLNTLLLGIAWFLPKKLLTPAGYLHAWVLGVTLWGTLGWRGYIVMLFYFLVGSAVTRIGMAEKEAAGIAEKRSGARGPENVWGSALIATLCALGAYAMTTFYSSHSDFWVRNAVLLLYLGYVASMSTKLSDTCASEVGKAYGKRTFLITTFQPVARGTEGAVSLEGTIAGILGSAAIATVGWGVSLIPLLGIPLCLVAALIATNLESVIGATLQTKFDWLTNEVVNILNTLIGAIVAIGLGLLLQWLGL encoded by the coding sequence ATGGCAATTTCTCCTGCCCTGCTCAACACGCTCCTGCCCTGGATGGTAGGTATTGGACTGAATACCTTGCTGCTGGGTATCGCGTGGTTCCTGCCCAAAAAACTGCTGACGCCTGCGGGCTATCTCCATGCCTGGGTATTGGGCGTTACGCTGTGGGGTACGCTGGGATGGCGCGGCTATATTGTGATGCTGTTTTACTTCCTGGTTGGGTCAGCCGTGACGCGGATTGGTATGGCAGAAAAGGAAGCTGCCGGAATTGCCGAAAAGCGATCGGGGGCGAGAGGTCCAGAAAACGTCTGGGGATCGGCGCTCATTGCGACCCTCTGTGCCCTGGGTGCCTATGCCATGACCACTTTCTATTCCAGCCACAGCGACTTCTGGGTGCGAAATGCGGTGCTGCTGCTCTACCTGGGCTATGTTGCCAGCATGAGTACGAAGCTATCCGACACCTGCGCCAGCGAAGTGGGTAAAGCATACGGCAAACGCACATTTTTGATTACCACCTTTCAGCCCGTGGCGCGGGGAACCGAGGGAGCCGTCAGCTTAGAAGGCACGATCGCCGGAATTCTTGGCTCTGCTGCGATTGCCACCGTGGGCTGGGGCGTTTCGCTGATTCCCCTGCTGGGGATTCCCCTTTGCCTGGTCGCTGCCCTGATCGCGACGAATCTGGAAAGCGTCATTGGCGCAACCCTGCAAACCAAATTTGACTGGCTCACCAACGAAGTCGTGAATATTTTGAATACCTTGATTGGGGCGATCGTAGCGATCGGACTGGGGCTGCTGCTTCAGTGGTTGGGGCTATAA
- a CDS encoding pentapeptide repeat-containing protein — translation MKRSLLPSLLPSLAVLTVATWGTAASAENLQHTQQLIETKDCARCELSQAGLVFANLPGANLQDANLVQANLSRSNLSGANLRGANLAGASLVNANLSGADLTNADLRNADLRGAILTGVNIQGANLDGANVLQAVGLPNTIATPENLYRFGLAEAQRGNFRGAINNYSQALDQNPTFAHAYLARAMARMRLSDDVNAMTDAERAQQLYTTQGDSQGQELSAQFIASVQAYREAEEQRIRVANGQGGGGGGNFFNFLGSVAGLALQIFLSGGVGGLGF, via the coding sequence ATGAAGCGTTCACTGTTGCCTTCCCTTTTGCCTTCCCTGGCTGTATTGACCGTTGCAACCTGGGGAACCGCTGCCTCGGCGGAAAATTTGCAGCATACCCAGCAGCTAATCGAAACAAAGGACTGTGCGCGGTGTGAACTCAGTCAGGCGGGACTGGTGTTTGCTAATCTGCCTGGGGCGAATTTGCAAGATGCGAATCTGGTACAGGCGAACCTCAGCCGATCGAATTTGAGTGGGGCAAACCTGCGGGGAGCAAATCTGGCAGGGGCGTCACTGGTGAACGCAAATCTCAGCGGCGCAGACCTGACCAATGCGGATTTAAGAAATGCGGATCTGCGGGGGGCAATTTTGACGGGCGTTAATATCCAGGGCGCGAATCTGGATGGAGCAAATGTGCTGCAAGCGGTCGGACTGCCTAACACGATCGCCACACCCGAAAATCTCTACCGATTTGGATTGGCAGAGGCGCAGCGAGGCAATTTTCGAGGCGCAATTAACAACTACAGTCAGGCATTAGATCAAAATCCCACCTTTGCCCATGCGTATCTGGCGCGAGCAATGGCACGAATGCGGCTCAGTGATGATGTAAATGCCATGACGGATGCGGAACGGGCACAGCAGCTTTACACCACCCAGGGCGACAGCCAGGGACAGGAACTTTCTGCTCAGTTTATTGCCAGTGTGCAGGCGTATCGCGAAGCGGAGGAGCAGCGAATCCGGGTGGCGAACGGTCAGGGTGGCGGCGGTGGCGGCAATTTCTTTAACTTTTTGGGGTCAGTTGCGGGACTGGCACTGCAAATTTTTCTCAGCGGCGGTGTGGGCGGTCTGGGTTTCTAA
- a CDS encoding ABC transporter permease, whose protein sequence is MTPAHPNQNSSDRSPNPLSQYWRVLQLFWSTALAAELEYRVNFVIAAFTSLGSLAGSLFSLSLFYQTGYQFQGWSWEEALLVLGVFTVLQGFSATLLAPNLNQIVDQVQKGTLDFVLLKPISSQFWLSLRSVSPWGLPDLIFGIVLIGYAGTRLNLPPIAYLASIIPIVFGVLILYSLWFILGATSIWFVKIYNVTEVLRGLLEAGRYPMAAYPVAYRVFFTFIVPVAFLTTIPAQVLLSRAELWWILGSGVLAIALLLFARAFWGFALRFYTSASS, encoded by the coding sequence ATGACTCCAGCCCATCCCAATCAAAACTCGTCCGATCGATCGCCCAACCCTCTGTCCCAATATTGGCGCGTTCTGCAACTGTTCTGGTCAACAGCGCTGGCAGCGGAACTGGAGTATCGGGTGAACTTTGTGATTGCCGCTTTCACAAGTCTGGGCAGTCTGGCGGGGAGTTTGTTCAGTCTGTCGCTGTTTTACCAGACGGGCTATCAGTTTCAGGGCTGGAGCTGGGAAGAGGCTCTGCTGGTGCTGGGCGTGTTTACGGTACTTCAGGGCTTTTCGGCGACGCTGCTGGCTCCCAATCTCAATCAAATTGTCGATCAGGTGCAAAAAGGTACGCTGGATTTTGTGCTGCTGAAGCCGATTAGCTCCCAGTTCTGGCTATCGCTGCGGAGTGTTTCCCCCTGGGGACTGCCCGACCTGATTTTTGGCATTGTGCTAATTGGCTATGCCGGGACACGGCTAAATCTGCCGCCGATCGCCTACCTTGCCAGCATTATCCCGATCGTCTTCGGAGTGCTGATTCTCTATAGTCTCTGGTTTATTCTGGGCGCGACAAGCATCTGGTTTGTCAAAATCTACAACGTCACGGAAGTGCTGCGCGGACTCCTGGAAGCCGGACGGTATCCGATGGCAGCCTATCCGGTGGCATATCGCGTCTTTTTTACCTTCATCGTTCCTGTTGCCTTCCTGACGACGATTCCGGCGCAAGTGCTGCTCAGTCGGGCGGAACTCTGGTGGATTCTGGGATCTGGGGTTTTGGCGATCGCCCTGCTATTATTTGCCCGCGCCTTCTGGGGATTTGCCCTGCGGTTCTATACCAGTGCCTCCAGCTAG
- a CDS encoding VOC family protein: MHSSSHTVLFHLAFPVNDIAQTKAFYVSGLGCTAGRETDQSIILNLYGHQLVAHLTEDPLTPQKGIYPRHFGLIFTQASDWEELLEQAQRQKLTFYQQPKHRFRDSPVEHRTFFLQDPFHNLMEFKYYVYPSAIFGEAQFAQIGDR, encoded by the coding sequence ATGCATTCCTCTAGCCATACAGTTTTGTTCCACCTGGCATTCCCCGTTAATGATATTGCCCAAACAAAAGCGTTTTATGTCAGCGGCTTGGGCTGCACTGCCGGGCGGGAAACCGACCAGTCGATTATTCTGAACCTTTATGGGCATCAGCTCGTTGCCCACCTGACGGAAGATCCGCTGACGCCGCAAAAGGGAATCTATCCGCGTCATTTTGGTTTGATTTTTACCCAGGCATCGGACTGGGAGGAACTGTTAGAACAGGCACAGCGCCAGAAACTCACCTTTTATCAGCAGCCCAAGCACCGCTTCCGGGATTCTCCGGTCGAGCACCGCACCTTCTTTTTGCAAGATCCCTTCCATAATCTGATGGAGTTTAAGTATTACGTCTATCCTTCCGCAATTTTTGGCGAAGCGCAGTTTGCCCAGATTGGCGATCGATAA
- a CDS encoding DUF6010 family protein translates to MVVFSLALGLLGAAVYITICRIKSEIESQILAVGLVIAALLYLGFAVFGTANSAWIFVEAAGIGIYSLFAMWGLYYSRWWLMVGWLLHPVWDLWLHFFEQGASFTPAWYALGCMSFDLLIAAYIFGVQLGTFNSKVNLKANLKSSEATDCVEGSQSEKSQPPVNSTSKRQLLLKILLTACVVSTAIHFIDNYLYIEQYPQPDWITPSSVYVSWIGWTMVGIVGYWLYKNQRFWLAYLCLVFYSFCGLDSLGHYLYGGMSEFSPKMHFFILTDGVVGFALLGFTLWSSLILREQFKEPGTGI, encoded by the coding sequence ATGGTTGTCTTTTCGTTAGCGCTTGGTTTATTAGGTGCTGCGGTTTACATCACCATTTGCAGAATTAAATCTGAAATTGAATCCCAAATACTGGCAGTTGGGCTTGTGATTGCTGCACTTCTTTATTTGGGGTTTGCTGTTTTTGGAACTGCAAATTCAGCATGGATATTTGTAGAAGCAGCAGGCATTGGAATATATAGCCTATTCGCCATGTGGGGATTGTATTACTCCAGGTGGTGGCTCATGGTAGGTTGGCTATTACATCCCGTCTGGGATCTGTGGCTACACTTTTTTGAGCAGGGTGCAAGCTTCACTCCAGCCTGGTACGCTCTGGGTTGCATGAGTTTTGATTTGCTCATAGCAGCCTACATTTTTGGGGTGCAGCTTGGAACATTTAATTCAAAGGTTAATTTAAAGGCTAATTTGAAATCCTCAGAAGCAACGGACTGTGTTGAAGGAAGTCAATCTGAAAAGAGCCAACCGCCTGTAAATTCCACGAGCAAACGTCAACTCCTGCTGAAGATTCTTCTAACTGCCTGTGTTGTTTCTACAGCGATTCACTTTATAGACAATTATCTTTATATTGAGCAGTATCCTCAGCCTGATTGGATTACTCCGTCCTCGGTTTATGTGTCCTGGATCGGATGGACTATGGTGGGCATCGTGGGGTACTGGCTGTACAAAAATCAACGATTTTGGCTGGCATACCTGTGTTTGGTATTCTATTCATTCTGTGGATTAGATAGCTTAGGGCATTATCTGTATGGAGGCATGTCTGAGTTTTCGCCCAAGATGCATTTCTTCATCCTAACGGATGGGGTAGTGGGATTTGCCCTGCTGGGATTTACGCTGTGGTCTAGTTTGATTTTACGAGAGCAGTTTAAAGAACCTGGTACAGGCATTTAA